The Toxorhynchites rutilus septentrionalis strain SRP chromosome 3, ASM2978413v1, whole genome shotgun sequence genome includes a region encoding these proteins:
- the LOC129777033 gene encoding uncharacterized protein LOC129777033, whose product MKVFVVFAMTIAIVVSAAVETKEAEKSVAPAESEKKQDKRGLWDLGYGYDSHGYDHSLSHVSHGWDDPHHVTTIIKKEHIPVPYEVEKHIPYPVKVPYPVTVEKHVPVVVEKKVPYVVEKPVAVPVKVPYKIKEYVEVPKPYPVHIEKPYPVYVKKPVIVEKHVPLYVKSHGWEPHSHSYSEYHSYH is encoded by the exons atgaaG gtttttgtagtttttgctATGACCATCGCTATCGTGGTCAGCGCTGCCGTGGAGACCAAAGAGGCTGAAAAGTCCGTTGCTCCAGCGGAGAGCGAGAAGAAACAGGATAAGCGTGGTCTGTGGGATTTGGGCTATGGATACGATTCGCACGGTTACGATCATTCACTGTCTCACGTTTCTCACGGTTGGGATGATCCTCATCACGTTACCACCATCATCAAGAAGGAACACATTCCGGTCCCATATGAGGTTGAGAAGCACATCCCATATCCAGTGAAGGTCCCATACCCAGTGACCGTCGAGAAGCACGTTCCAGTCGTCGTTGAGAAGAAGGTTCCATATGTCGTCGAGAAACCAGTGGCCGTTCCAGTTAAGGTTCCGTACAAAATCAAGGAATACGTTGAGGTTCCCAAACCATACCCAGTGCACATCGAAAAACCATACCCAGTCTATGTGAAGAAGCCAGTTATCGTTGAGAAGCACGTCCCACTGTATGTCAAATCTCATGGTTGGGAGCCACACAGCCACTCCTACTCCGAGTACCACTCGTACCACTAA